CTCGTTTGGTGTAATCAGCATCTGCAAACGCATACTGTACTGTTCCATCCTTATCAATCACATATGTGCCTGGAAGAGGGATTTCCCAGGAGTCATCACCGTTGAAATTTGGTAGAGCAAGACCAAAGTTTGAATAAATTTCATGAAGTGATGAGTCAAGCTTAAAAACTAGCCCAAATTCGTTTGCTGTTTTATTACCCTCGTCGCTTAAGACTTCAAACTTCAGCTCATTCTTCTCAGCGGTAGATAGAGAATTGTCTGGAGTTTGAGGTGATATGGCAACAAGAGAGGCGCCAAGTTCTTTAATTTCACCAAGGTGTTTTTGATATGCATTTAGCTCAAGGTTGCAATATGGGCACCAACCGCCTCTGTAAAAATTAAGTACCACAGGGCCCTTTTCCAGAAGGGAGTTTAGATCCACTGAATTGCCCTGTGTATTAGGCAAATCAAAGTTAGGCGCTTTTGCACCAACTTTTAATGAATTTTGAGCAATACCTGTATCAGCAAGTCTTCTGGTTGCATCAAGCATAGTGTTTAGTATTTCCGGCGGAACTTTTTTGCTAAATCCGGTATATAGTTCTTCTAATTCTACTTGTAAAGTCATCTAAGACCTCCGTTGATTTAATTGTATAAGTTAAGATTACAGAATAGGTCAATAAGATTCTAGTTTTTATAAATTTGGCCCATACTATTCGCCAGTTTTTAGTACGGCAAGAAAAGCTTCTTGTGGAATCTCGATATTACCAACCTGCTTAAGACGTTTTTTACCCTCTTTTTGTTTTTCTAGAAGTTTTCTTTTTCTTGTTATGTCACCGCCGTAGCATTTTGCAGTAACATCTTTTCTGACGGGTTTCACTGACTCACGGGCAATGATTTTATTTCCAATGGCAGCCTGGATAACCACTTCATATAGCTGTCTTGGAATAAGTGATCTAAGTTTCTGTATAAGCTCTCTTCCTCTTTCATATGATCTGTCCTTGTGAACGATAATAGAAAGAGCGTCTACCACTTCTCCATTTACCAGTACATCTAATTTTA
The nucleotide sequence above comes from Thermodesulfobacteriota bacterium. Encoded proteins:
- a CDS encoding peroxiredoxin-like family protein → MTLQVELEELYTGFSKKVPPEILNTMLDATRRLADTGIAQNSLKVGAKAPNFDLPNTQGNSVDLNSLLEKGPVVLNFYRGGWCPYCNLELNAYQKHLGEIKELGASLVAISPQTPDNSLSTAEKNELKFEVLSDEGNKTANEFGLVFKLDSSLHEIYSNFGLALPNFNGDDSWEIPLPGTYVIDKDGTVQYAFADADYTKRAEPAEVIDKLKEIS